From Dermochelys coriacea isolate rDerCor1 chromosome 15, rDerCor1.pri.v4, whole genome shotgun sequence, a single genomic window includes:
- the LOC119843826 gene encoding T-box transcription factor TBX6-like — MIPLHSSQLPSFHNEGCFPPSSINGSYGRVHLSLENKALWEEFYTLGTEMIITKSGRHMFPPCKVIVTGLNPHSLYLMLMDIVPLDNARYKWHCGHWEAVGKADPHFPSHFYLHPDSPAPGSHWMKEPVSFQRLKITNNTLEQCEHIILHSMHKYQPRFHVVLTSAHTLTLPWNAVATFVFPETTFMAVTTYQNSKVTQLKIDNNPFAKGFRENGLSYKKNRGKIVRGTEMVKQGNAEETGCDPLTDESVATLQEYWSLH; from the exons ATGATACCCCTTCATAGCTCACAACTCCCTTCCTTCCATAATGAGGGCTGCTTCCCTCCATCCTCCATAAATGGTTCCTATGGCAGGGTCCATCTATCTCTGGAGAACAAAGCACTGTGGGAGGAGTTCTACACACTTGGCACTGAAATGATCATCACCAAATCTGGCAG ACATATGTTCCCACCTTGCAAAGTGATTGTTACCGGCCTGAACCCTCACTCTCTCTACCTGATGCTCATGGATATTGTACCTTTGGACAATGCTCGGTATAAATGGcactgtggccactgggaagcagtTGGAAAAGCTGATCCCCATTTCCCCAGTCACTTCTACCTCCATCCAGATTCTCCAGCTCCTGGCAGTCACTGGATGAAAGAACCAGTCTCCTTCCAGAGACTCAAGATCACCAACAATACTCTGGAGCAATGTGAACAT ATTATATTGCATTCAATGCACAAATACCAACCACGATTCCATGTGGTGCTGACCAGCGCACATACGCTCACCCTGCCCTGGAATGCTGTGGCCACCTTTGTGTTCCCAGAAACAACTTTTATGGCTGTGACGACCTATCAGAATTCCAAG GTTACCCAGCTGAAGATTGATAACAATCCATTTGCAAAGGGGTTCCGAGAGAATGGGCTCAGCTATAAGAAGAACAG AGGGAAAATTGTTAGAGGTACTGAAAtggtaaagcaaggaaatgctgaggagacaGGCTGTGACCCCCTCACCGATGAGTCTGTAGCCACACTGCAAGAATACTGGTCTCTCCACTGA